A genomic segment from Candidatus Binataceae bacterium encodes:
- a CDS encoding APC family permease, whose translation MPRHTNPGVIEDDDTARPKVAARTTRKLSLLPLIAVIYLVVSGGAYGLEDAVRLAGPRLTLLLCIVVPLTLSLPTALMAAELTALMPVEGGFYFWVKEALGPFAGFAEAYLTILYTAVDMAIYPVLFAAYLSFLIPVGGPAQIVVGVAMIWLAGLMNILGVRPVGFVSVMLTILLLSPFVAMVVLGVPRLVHFAMPQQPLFGADPLGALGAGLTVVIWNFGGWENVSVVAAEIDDPRRNYLRAVMTALPIIVLGYVLPLAVCVSGTNATASWQTGWFSHEGHRIGGPVLGGALAVGGAVMSFAVFEAALLWVSRMPFVLAREGYLPTPLTELWTATETPGKSILLCCVIFTLLIPLGFVALVVLDVFFYMAALVLEMIALVRLRKLQPSNRRSGFVVGGGAIGVALTVALPVLTWLATFGLAISTGTGSRDFIIAIALAATVWPAYAMSRTRFGGPPI comes from the coding sequence TTGCCCCGCCATACGAATCCAGGCGTCATTGAAGATGACGATACAGCGCGACCCAAGGTTGCGGCCCGCACCACGCGCAAGCTCTCGCTGCTGCCGCTGATCGCGGTGATCTATCTGGTCGTGAGCGGAGGCGCTTACGGCCTCGAGGACGCCGTTCGCCTGGCGGGCCCGCGTCTGACGCTGCTGCTTTGCATCGTGGTGCCGCTCACGCTCAGCTTGCCAACCGCGCTGATGGCGGCGGAGCTGACCGCGCTGATGCCGGTCGAGGGTGGCTTCTATTTTTGGGTGAAGGAAGCGCTCGGGCCGTTCGCCGGCTTCGCCGAAGCGTACCTGACAATCCTGTACACGGCGGTCGATATGGCGATTTACCCGGTTTTGTTCGCCGCCTACCTGTCCTTTCTGATCCCCGTCGGCGGGCCGGCGCAGATTGTAGTTGGGGTCGCGATGATCTGGCTCGCCGGGTTGATGAACATCCTCGGCGTGCGGCCCGTCGGGTTCGTCTCGGTCATGCTGACGATCTTGCTGCTGTCGCCCTTCGTGGCGATGGTCGTGCTCGGGGTTCCGCGGCTCGTCCATTTTGCGATGCCACAGCAGCCGCTCTTCGGCGCCGATCCGCTGGGCGCGCTGGGTGCGGGATTGACGGTCGTGATCTGGAATTTCGGCGGATGGGAAAATGTCAGCGTGGTCGCCGCCGAGATCGACGATCCGCGCCGCAACTACCTGCGCGCCGTGATGACTGCCCTGCCGATCATCGTGCTCGGCTATGTCCTACCGCTCGCGGTATGCGTATCCGGCACCAACGCAACGGCCTCGTGGCAAACAGGATGGTTCTCGCACGAGGGTCATCGGATCGGCGGGCCGGTACTCGGCGGCGCGCTCGCGGTCGGCGGCGCCGTCATGTCGTTTGCGGTGTTCGAGGCGGCGCTGCTGTGGGTATCGCGGATGCCGTTTGTGCTGGCGCGCGAGGGCTACCTGCCCACGCCGCTGACGGAGTTGTGGACCGCGACCGAGACGCCCGGCAAATCGATTCTGCTCTGCTGCGTGATCTTCACGCTGCTCATCCCGCTGGGCTTCGTCGCGCTGGTGGTGCTCGACGTTTTCTTCTACATGGCTGCGCTCGTGCTCGAGATGATCGCGCTGGTGCGATTACGGAAGCTGCAACCCTCGAATCGGCGCAGCGGCTTCGTCGTAGGCGGCGGAGCGATTGGCGTCGCGCTCACGGTCGCCTTGCCGGTGCTCACGTGGCTCGCGACTTTTGGCCTGGCGATATCGACGGGGACCGGTAGCCGCGACTTTATAATCGCAATCGCGCTCGCCGCCACGGTTTGGCCCGCTTATGCGATGAGCCGCACCCGCTTCGGCGGCCCGCCGATCTAA
- a CDS encoding tetratricopeptide repeat protein, producing the protein MRFSGKCAVLALLVASVALLGCSWVSNSASEPLRTVSASGDNPFGGGPAVEIPPDARAMGAFLRAEVAINEGNREEALKGFAEAVQYDPNNPALRVRLATLYVRDGQLKDALEQCNAALKLDPNSTEALLLAAGISSALGDNSSAEQDYKRAIKIDPKNQEAYLYLGTIYAKRGDYPDAEKTFQDLIKLDPTYFLGYYYAGKVEVAAKNYPEAEKYYTKALELNEQSELVLLDFALLRELQGRPQDAIGYYEKIKKVNPNNELVRKRLAEIYVGQKKYDQALDELKKLEEVEADPADTRTKIGLLYFERQEYEQAATEFNLVLGAQPNNYRVMYYLGTVYSELDENDKAITEFNKIPDSSDQYVESRVQLAYLYDKQSKYDPALAALQAALAKKPDDTEIMGFMVGVYQEKKQYTTAIDLANKMIKLDPKNDKFHFTLGALLDSNKQREAGVDEMKKAIELNPKNAQALNYLGYTYAEQGTNLDEAEKLIKRALDIEPEDGFYVDSLGWVYYQKGDYPKAVEQLERAVNLTGEDPTITEHLGDAYKKVGKLKDATHEYQDALKKSTDPAQISRLKDKLQVLENASNASH; encoded by the coding sequence ATGAGATTTTCCGGCAAATGCGCGGTCCTCGCGCTTCTGGTCGCGTCGGTCGCGTTACTCGGATGTTCCTGGGTCAGCAACAGCGCATCTGAGCCGCTCAGGACCGTCAGTGCCTCGGGTGACAATCCCTTTGGCGGTGGTCCCGCGGTTGAGATTCCTCCCGATGCGCGTGCGATGGGCGCGTTCTTGCGCGCCGAAGTGGCGATCAACGAGGGTAATCGGGAAGAGGCGCTCAAGGGCTTCGCCGAGGCGGTCCAATACGACCCGAACAATCCCGCTCTGCGCGTTAGGCTCGCGACGCTTTATGTTCGCGACGGCCAGTTGAAGGACGCGCTCGAACAGTGCAACGCCGCGCTCAAGCTCGATCCCAATTCGACCGAGGCGCTGTTGCTGGCGGCCGGCATCAGCTCGGCGCTCGGCGACAACAGCTCGGCCGAGCAGGATTATAAGCGCGCGATCAAAATCGATCCGAAGAATCAGGAAGCCTATCTCTATCTCGGCACGATTTACGCCAAGCGCGGCGACTATCCCGACGCCGAGAAGACCTTCCAGGATCTGATCAAGCTCGACCCGACTTACTTCCTCGGCTACTACTACGCCGGCAAAGTCGAGGTCGCGGCCAAGAATTATCCCGAGGCCGAGAAGTATTACACCAAGGCGCTCGAGCTTAACGAGCAGTCGGAGCTGGTGCTGCTCGACTTCGCTCTTTTGCGCGAGCTTCAGGGACGGCCGCAGGACGCAATCGGCTACTACGAGAAAATCAAGAAGGTCAATCCCAACAACGAGCTGGTGCGCAAGCGCCTCGCCGAAATTTACGTCGGTCAGAAGAAGTACGATCAGGCCCTCGATGAGCTCAAGAAGCTCGAAGAGGTCGAGGCCGATCCCGCCGACACCCGCACCAAGATCGGACTGCTCTACTTCGAGCGCCAGGAATACGAGCAGGCCGCCACCGAGTTCAACCTCGTTCTCGGCGCGCAGCCGAACAACTACCGCGTCATGTACTACCTCGGCACGGTGTACAGCGAGCTCGACGAGAACGACAAGGCGATCACCGAATTCAACAAGATCCCCGACTCGAGCGATCAGTACGTCGAGTCGCGCGTGCAGCTCGCTTACCTCTACGACAAGCAGAGCAAGTACGACCCGGCTCTTGCAGCGCTGCAGGCCGCGCTCGCCAAGAAGCCCGACGACACCGAAATCATGGGCTTCATGGTCGGCGTGTACCAGGAGAAGAAGCAGTACACGACCGCGATCGACCTCGCGAACAAGATGATCAAGCTCGATCCCAAGAACGACAAATTCCATTTCACGCTCGGCGCGCTGCTCGACTCGAACAAGCAGCGCGAGGCCGGCGTCGATGAAATGAAGAAAGCGATCGAGCTCAATCCCAAGAACGCGCAGGCCCTCAATTATCTCGGCTATACCTACGCCGAGCAGGGTACGAATCTCGACGAGGCCGAGAAGCTTATCAAGCGTGCGCTCGATATCGAGCCCGAGGATGGCTTCTACGTCGACAGCCTCGGCTGGGTCTATTATCAGAAGGGCGACTATCCCAAGGCCGTCGAGCAGCTCGAGCGCGCAGTCAACCTGACCGGCGAGGATCCTACCATCACCGAGCATCTCGGCGACGCCTACAAAAAAGTCGGCAAGCTCAAGGACGCGACGCACGAGTACCAGGACGCGCTGAAGAAATCGACTGACCCGGCCCAGATTTCGCGCCTGAAGGACAAGCTGCAGGTTCTCGAGAATGCCTCCAACGCGAGCCACTGA
- a CDS encoding ABC transporter substrate-binding protein, translated as MKTERAPVRPPAIALIVAAVSLWIFAGCNVNRPHNNHQQQQILYTSIGSDPQTFNPILVTDAVSSDVLGDVFDSLIRIDPVTTLPEPGIAERWEIAPDQKSITFHLRHDVRWFDGQPVTARDVLFTMKLIYDPKIPNSSRFGMMVDGKPIVAEAPDDYTVVMHLPRPFAPLLYSIGMQLVPAHLLEEAYTSGNFNHTWSINTAPDKIVGNGPFKLTRYVQGQYVRMDRNDDYWMKDEHGGQLPRLHGKVRQIITDANATYLRYLFGYLDIYSPRPEEVFDVKDRIKKGRLKSQIAEIGIDTGDRFFCFNRNPRHFVKNGVTDPRLNWFTDLNFLKAVAHLVDKQAMITLVYHGLAVPGVSAFSPADKLFYNPNLKDYDYDPALAQQLLEAAGYHMVNGHRVDPKGNRIEFNLNAASGSPDTEQLCVIFKQDLEDPKIGFKVNYRPLEFTTLVEKLDSSFDWDCMLMGLTGGIEPNDGSNVYLSSGNLHLWHPNQKTPATPWEAEIDQLMSEGSSEMDPLKRPPYYFRIQQILHDQLAFIETVRRTDYVTWTDTLENFQPKIWGLYKPEWMEFKTN; from the coding sequence ATGAAAACTGAACGGGCACCAGTCCGGCCGCCGGCTATAGCTTTGATTGTCGCGGCGGTGTCGCTCTGGATTTTCGCCGGATGCAACGTCAACCGGCCGCATAATAATCATCAGCAACAACAGATCCTCTACACCTCGATTGGCAGCGATCCGCAGACCTTCAATCCGATTCTCGTGACTGACGCCGTTTCGAGTGACGTTCTGGGCGACGTTTTCGACAGCCTCATCCGAATCGATCCGGTGACCACGCTGCCCGAGCCGGGAATCGCCGAGAGATGGGAAATCGCGCCGGACCAGAAATCGATCACGTTTCATCTGCGGCACGACGTGCGATGGTTCGACGGCCAGCCCGTGACCGCGCGCGATGTCCTGTTCACGATGAAGCTGATCTACGATCCGAAGATTCCTAACAGCAGCCGCTTCGGCATGATGGTCGATGGCAAACCGATCGTGGCCGAGGCGCCCGACGATTACACCGTTGTGATGCATCTGCCGCGGCCGTTTGCGCCGCTCCTCTATTCGATTGGGATGCAGCTGGTCCCGGCACATCTGCTCGAAGAGGCTTACACCAGCGGCAACTTCAATCACACCTGGAGTATCAACACCGCCCCTGACAAGATCGTCGGCAACGGTCCGTTCAAGCTCACCCGTTACGTGCAGGGTCAGTACGTGCGCATGGACCGCAACGATGACTACTGGATGAAAGACGAGCACGGCGGCCAATTGCCGCGCCTGCATGGCAAAGTGCGGCAGATTATCACGGACGCGAACGCGACCTATCTGCGATACCTGTTCGGCTACCTCGACATCTACTCGCCGCGGCCTGAGGAAGTCTTTGACGTGAAGGACCGCATCAAGAAGGGGCGCCTGAAGTCACAAATCGCTGAAATCGGAATTGATACGGGAGATCGATTCTTTTGCTTCAATCGCAATCCTCGGCATTTCGTCAAGAATGGCGTTACCGACCCCAGGTTGAACTGGTTCACCGATCTAAACTTTCTGAAAGCCGTCGCGCATCTAGTCGATAAGCAGGCGATGATCACGCTCGTCTATCATGGTCTCGCCGTGCCCGGGGTCTCCGCCTTCTCGCCTGCGGACAAACTCTTCTACAATCCCAATCTGAAAGACTACGACTACGATCCCGCGCTCGCGCAGCAACTGCTCGAGGCCGCGGGCTATCACATGGTCAACGGGCATCGCGTCGATCCGAAAGGCAATCGGATCGAGTTCAACCTGAATGCGGCCTCGGGATCGCCCGACACCGAACAGTTGTGCGTCATCTTCAAACAGGATCTTGAAGATCCGAAGATCGGCTTCAAGGTGAATTACCGCCCGCTGGAATTCACGACGCTGGTCGAAAAACTCGATTCGAGTTTCGACTGGGACTGCATGCTGATGGGACTGACTGGTGGCATCGAGCCCAACGACGGCTCGAATGTCTATCTGTCTTCCGGCAATCTTCATTTGTGGCATCCGAATCAGAAGACCCCGGCGACTCCCTGGGAAGCGGAAATCGACCAGCTGATGAGCGAAGGTTCATCCGAAATGGATCCGCTCAAGCGGCCGCCCTACTACTTTCGAATCCAGCAAATTCTGCACGACCAATTGGCCTTCATCGAGACGGTCCGGCGCACCGACTACGTGACCTGGACTGATACGCTCGAAAACTTTCAGCCAAAAATATGGGGCCTTTATAAGCCGGAATGGATGGAGTTCAAAACCAATTAG
- a CDS encoding DUF4292 domain-containing protein, with protein MLACAGCVEVAAPPSNPKPIPNFAEDRSLDLTESLAARDRGLEALETDAVMSYTAGAQHLKAHEEITVLRPDNLKVEARSPFGVALILATRGSDLQIFDPSHNRFMRGEASADTLDKYLRIPMMPRDAVNLLLGLAPSDFDLTQPSTRLTSEGDMTVLSYPDYDGSTRDLGFEDRNLTMVRVTEASGTIRYRVDYSEYHDIGGIQFPYRVDAQFPAAQSEVSFHYRRPIINGQVPVSTFVLTPAPGATVTQIRFSAPLDPGDEN; from the coding sequence ATGCTCGCGTGCGCGGGATGCGTCGAGGTCGCGGCGCCGCCGAGCAATCCCAAGCCGATTCCGAATTTCGCCGAGGATCGTTCTCTCGACTTGACTGAAAGTTTAGCCGCGCGCGATCGCGGGCTCGAGGCGCTCGAGACCGACGCGGTGATGTCCTACACCGCCGGCGCGCAACACCTCAAGGCCCACGAGGAGATCACCGTCCTGCGCCCGGATAACCTCAAGGTCGAGGCGCGCTCGCCGTTCGGGGTGGCTCTGATCCTCGCGACCCGCGGCTCCGACTTGCAGATCTTCGATCCCTCGCACAATCGCTTCATGCGCGGCGAGGCCAGCGCCGATACGCTCGACAAGTACCTGCGAATCCCGATGATGCCGCGCGACGCGGTCAATTTGCTGCTCGGTCTTGCCCCGTCGGACTTCGATCTTACCCAGCCCTCGACCCGGCTGACCAGCGAAGGCGACATGACCGTGTTGTCATATCCCGATTACGACGGCTCAACACGCGACCTGGGCTTCGAAGATCGCAATCTGACGATGGTGCGCGTGACCGAGGCCAGCGGCACGATTCGCTACCGCGTCGATTACAGCGAATATCACGATATCGGCGGGATCCAGTTTCCCTACCGCGTCGATGCGCAGTTTCCGGCCGCGCAAAGTGAAGTATCGTTCCACTACCGCCGTCCAATCATCAATGGGCAGGTGCCGGTGTCGACTTTTGTCCTGACGCCCGCGCCGGGCGCGACCGTGACGCAAATCAGGTTCTCGGCGCCGCTTGATCCAGGTGATGAAAACTGA
- a CDS encoding LLM class flavin-dependent oxidoreductase, with translation MHERSEVKRLCDLNVGLLFPFRNPPQWRRPFAQFYAEQLEQTRVAEELGFNEIWLTEHHFAEDGYSPAILPIASAIAAITKRIRIGTYLVLLPLHNAVRVAEDAATVDIISNGRFDLGVGQGYAPGEFAAYGIDRKTRAARLEEGIEVIRGAWTKDDFSFEGRHYNVKNIRLMPRPVQSPHPPLWIGAGAPKAIERAGRMGCHFMGLANPVAQQTYDASLKKAGRNPKDFKAAQLHFTYIARTTDEAWAHCQEHLHYMIMWYSRWLAESGDYLGANMPALPEPAKLRDAQVMFPLLIGNPNEVAAKLNQSFKQVRTTDLVLAMNLPGLAPERSRSSMELFAREVAPQLKPVS, from the coding sequence ATGCACGAGCGGAGCGAAGTGAAGCGTCTTTGTGATTTGAACGTTGGGCTTCTTTTTCCGTTTCGAAATCCACCCCAGTGGCGGCGGCCCTTTGCTCAGTTTTACGCCGAGCAGCTTGAGCAGACGCGCGTCGCTGAAGAGCTCGGATTCAACGAGATTTGGCTGACCGAGCATCATTTTGCCGAGGACGGTTACTCGCCCGCGATCCTGCCGATCGCATCGGCAATCGCGGCTATCACGAAACGGATTCGAATCGGGACGTACCTCGTATTGCTGCCGCTGCACAATGCGGTCCGCGTTGCCGAGGACGCCGCCACGGTCGATATCATCTCCAATGGCCGCTTCGACCTGGGCGTCGGACAGGGATATGCGCCGGGTGAGTTCGCTGCTTATGGAATCGATCGCAAAACTCGCGCAGCTCGGCTCGAAGAGGGCATCGAGGTTATCCGCGGCGCGTGGACCAAGGACGATTTCTCTTTCGAGGGCCGCCACTACAACGTGAAGAACATCCGTCTGATGCCGCGCCCCGTGCAGTCACCCCATCCCCCGCTCTGGATCGGCGCGGGCGCTCCCAAGGCCATCGAGCGCGCCGGCCGCATGGGATGCCATTTCATGGGCCTCGCGAATCCCGTGGCACAACAGACCTACGACGCCTCGCTTAAAAAGGCGGGACGCAATCCGAAGGATTTCAAGGCCGCGCAGCTCCACTTCACATACATCGCGCGCACTACCGACGAAGCGTGGGCGCACTGCCAGGAGCATCTGCATTACATGATCATGTGGTACAGCCGATGGCTCGCGGAATCGGGCGACTATCTCGGCGCGAATATGCCGGCGCTGCCGGAGCCGGCGAAACTTCGCGACGCGCAGGTGATGTTCCCGCTTTTGATCGGAAATCCAAACGAGGTCGCCGCCAAGCTCAACCAGTCATTCAAGCAGGTGCGCACGACGGACTTGGTGCTCGCGATGAATCTGCCCGGCCTCGCGCCCGAACGCAGCCGCAGCTCGATGGAGCTGTTCGCCCGCGAAGTCGCGCCGCAGTTGAAGCCGGTGTCTTGA